In Planococcus versutus, the DNA window GTTGTCAGAAACAAAGAAGCCGAACGCCTCATAGTAAAAAAGTGCAGTTAGTATTGGCTAAAATCACTGGTAACTTCAAACACGGCAACGAGAAACTTGGTAAAAACAAATCAGAATAAGGGAAATCAAACACATTTTAGGAGTAGAAATATGAATGACTTTTGTGCAGCATTAACCTATTTGACTAACGTACTTTATATGCCTCATAACCTCATTTTAACGGCGATTCAAGAAGAAAAACAAAATTCCATGTATGGTGCGGGTACATTTCAACTGTCCTCTAAAACAATTCGATTCCGAGTAGCGCATGTGACACCGAGAAAAACAGGACAGTTTGTCGCATTTTGGGAAAAAGACAAAAACAATAAAAACCAGCCTTATTTGTATGACGAAGCGCCCGATTTATTGGTGGTAACCGTATGTAAAAGTGACGATGACTTTGGTCAATTTATTTTTCCGAAAAAAGTTCTTCTCAAACACGCGATTCTTAAATCGAGTGGAACAAAAGGAAAAATGGCCATGCGGGTTTACCCCAGTTGGGATAGCCCCACGAGTAAACAAGCGATAAAAACACAAGAATGGCAGTTGCCTTATTTTGTTGATCTTCGTCTTCCTAAATCATTACTTAAAGAAAAAATCATAGAACTGTACGGTCTCTAACTTTTCGAGATGAGGTATTGAGGGCTAGGAGAACGGCTTTTATTGATTCTCACTTTGCATCGGTAAGCGTAGAATTGTGACATTTCATCTTTCCGACATCGTCTACTATTCCACCTTAGAGGGCAGAAAATCCAAGCTCTACAGATTAAACGTTGGACTACCGAGTGTGCGATTGCTAAATAACGTTTTGGATATCACCTTTTGAAAAGATACTCTTTTTTATTTAAAGCTTATTTTAAGATCCACACCTTTTTTCATCAGTTTTTCTTGTGTACATCGACATCTGATTTCTACATTACGGAAGAACATGTTTGAATCATGATGGTCTTCCCCGTATTCCGGCTATTCATATTACGTTTTTGTGCTAAGCCTTCCACTCCATGATTTGTTCAACTACTCTTTTATTAAACCCTTCTGTATAAGAACCATTTTTTCGGACGCCGCTGCCAAAATGATATTCACTAGACCCGACAGTTTGATGAATTTCTTCTATATTCATCGACGTTAATCCGCCTCCGCAAAGAATAGTTGGACCTTCTAGCTCTTTTGATAACTTGACTAGCTTTCTTAACGCCTGCTTGCCTGTCAAACAATCCTCATGTCCGCCAGATGTTAAAATCCGTTGTACCTGCTTTTTGTAGTCTGTTAATACTGTGTATGCGCTCAACTGGTCGTCAATTTCATCAAACGCACGGTGGAACGTGATATCGAGCTGATCAGACACCGCGATAATTTTTTCTAGTGCGTGTTCATCTATCGTATAATCCTTTTTTAAAGCGCCAAATACGATTCCTTGCCCACCTAAATTCAACACATTTTCAACATCTTCGATGATCGTTTTTAGTTCTGAATCGCTATAGAAAAAATCTCGACTGTGAGGCCGTATCATCACTTGAACCGGTATTGTGACACTGCCAAGAACTCGTTTGATGGTTTCAAAATTCGGTGTTAACCCTCCTTCATCAATTGCCGAGACAAGCTCTAACCTTCCCGCGCCCATTTTTTCTGCTTTGATTGCTTCTTGTTCGTTTTGGACAATTATTTCTATTATCATTTTTCAGTTCCTTTCAGATTGAGCTTCTCCTGCCGTAACTTGATGCCGAAACCCGATGTACCAGATCCATCATAAGTTTCTTTTTTTATGACTTTACCTTATTCGGTCTATAACATC includes these proteins:
- a CDS encoding MepB family protein — its product is MNDFCAALTYLTNVLYMPHNLILTAIQEEKQNSMYGAGTFQLSSKTIRFRVAHVTPRKTGQFVAFWEKDKNNKNQPYLYDEAPDLLVVTVCKSDDDFGQFIFPKKVLLKHAILKSSGTKGKMAMRVYPSWDSPTSKQAIKTQEWQLPYFVDLRLPKSLLKEKIIELYGL
- a CDS encoding copper homeostasis protein CutC — translated: MIIEIIVQNEQEAIKAEKMGAGRLELVSAIDEGGLTPNFETIKRVLGSVTIPVQVMIRPHSRDFFYSDSELKTIIEDVENVLNLGGQGIVFGALKKDYTIDEHALEKIIAVSDQLDITFHRAFDEIDDQLSAYTVLTDYKKQVQRILTSGGHEDCLTGKQALRKLVKLSKELEGPTILCGGGLTSMNIEEIHQTVGSSEYHFGSGVRKNGSYTEGFNKRVVEQIMEWKA